A window of the Lolium perenne isolate Kyuss_39 chromosome 7, Kyuss_2.0, whole genome shotgun sequence genome harbors these coding sequences:
- the LOC127317674 gene encoding polyadenylate-binding protein 2 encodes MEDEEHEVYGQEIPVDGEDVDMGAGGDDAAKLHELDEMKRRLKEMEEEAAALREMQAKVAKEMQGGDPNATTSEAKEEMDSRSVFVGNVDYACTPEEVQQHFNSCGTVNRVTILTDKFGQPKGFAYVEFVEAEAIQEAVKLSDSELHGRQIKVAPKRTNVPGLKQPRGGRGYNPYGGHPYMRPYPPPFFNPYGGYGRAPRFRRPRRPFY; translated from the exons atggaggacgaAGAGCACGAGGTGTACGGCCAGGAGATccccgtcgacggcgaggacgtcGACATGGGGGCCGGCGGCGACGACGCCGCCAAG CTTCACGAGCTCGACGAGATGAAGCGCCGTCtcaaggagatggaggaggaggccgccgCCCTCCGCGAGATGCAGGCCAAGGTCGCCAAGGAGATGCAAG GCGGGGATCCTAATGCAACCACATCAGAAGCAAAAGAAGAAATGGATTCTCGTTCTGTGTTTGTTGGCAAT GTTGACTATGCATGTACTCCAGAAGAAGTGCAGCAGCATTTTAATTCTTGTGGAACAGTCAACAGAGTGACGATCCTGACTGATAAGTTtggacaacccaaaggttttgcttATGTTGAATTTGTTGAAGCAGAAGCTATTCAGGAAGCTGTCAAGCTGAGTGACTCAGAGCTGCATGGTAGACAAATCAAG GTAGCGCCGAAGCGGACTAATGTTCCTGGGTTGAAGCAGCCTCGAGGGGGTCGAGGATACAACCCATATGGCGGCCACCCCTACATGAGGCCATATCCTCCACCGTTTTTCAATCCTTACGGTGGTTATGG GAGAGCTCCCAGGTTCCGTCGGCCACGCAGGCCCTTCTATTGA